Proteins encoded in a region of the Chryseobacterium piperi genome:
- the fbaA gene encoding class II fructose-bisphosphate aldolase, with protein MSRIFPAGVATGQLVTDIFQYAKENKFALPAVNVIGSSTVNAVMETAAKLNSPVIIQFSNGGAAFNAGKGLSNDGQKSAILGAIAGAKHIHTLAEAYGATVILHTDHCAKKLLPWIDGLMDANEEYFRLTGKSLYSSHMLDLSEEPLEENIEISAKYFERMAKMQMTLEVEIGVTGGEEDGVDNSDVDNSKLYTQPEDVAYTYEKLKAISDNFTIAAAFGNVHGVYKPGNVVLTPKILDNSQKYVQEKFGTAPKPVNFVFHGGSGSTLEEIREAIDYGVIKMNIDTDLQFAYTEGVRDYMVNNIDYLRAQIGNPDGEEKPNKKFYDPRVWVRKGEETFSTRLVKAFEDLNNVNTLK; from the coding sequence ATGAGCAGAATTTTTCCGGCAGGAGTTGCCACAGGTCAGTTAGTTACCGATATTTTTCAGTATGCTAAAGAAAATAAATTTGCGTTACCCGCTGTAAACGTTATTGGTTCAAGCACTGTAAACGCTGTTATGGAGACTGCAGCAAAATTGAACTCCCCTGTTATTATTCAGTTTTCTAATGGTGGGGCTGCATTCAATGCAGGAAAAGGATTAAGCAATGATGGGCAGAAATCTGCTATTTTAGGAGCAATTGCTGGTGCAAAACACATCCATACGCTTGCAGAAGCTTACGGAGCAACGGTAATTTTACACACTGACCACTGTGCAAAAAAATTATTACCTTGGATCGATGGTTTAATGGATGCTAATGAAGAGTATTTCAGATTAACTGGAAAATCTCTTTATTCATCTCACATGTTGGACCTTTCTGAAGAGCCTTTAGAAGAAAACATTGAAATTTCTGCTAAATACTTCGAAAGAATGGCTAAAATGCAAATGACTTTAGAAGTTGAAATAGGTGTTACAGGAGGAGAAGAAGATGGTGTTGATAACTCTGATGTAGACAATTCTAAATTATATACTCAACCGGAAGATGTAGCATATACTTATGAGAAGTTAAAAGCAATTTCTGATAACTTTACTATTGCTGCCGCTTTTGGAAACGTACACGGTGTTTATAAGCCTGGTAACGTAGTTCTTACGCCAAAAATATTAGATAACTCTCAAAAATATGTTCAGGAAAAATTCGGAACAGCACCGAAGCCTGTCAACTTTGTATTCCACGGAGGTTCTGGTTCTACTTTAGAAGAAATCAGAGAGGCTATCGATTATGGTGTTATCAAAATGAACATCGATACGGATCTTCAGTTTGCTTACACAGAAGGCGTTAGAGATTATATGGTTAATAATATTGATTATTTAAGAGCTCAAATCGGAAACCCTGACGGAGAAGAAAAACCAAACAAAAAATTCTATGATCCAAGAGTATGGGTAAGAAAAGGAGAAGAAACTTTCTCAACAAGACTGGTAAAAGCTTTTGAAGACTTAAATAACGTAAATACCTTAAAATAA
- the accD gene encoding acetyl-CoA carboxylase, carboxyltransferase subunit beta has protein sequence MAFDWFKRKAKNITTSTDEKKDVPKGLWHQTPSGKVVEHEELRKNNYVSPEDGFHVRIGSAEFFEILFDDGKFTELDPNVESIDILNFKDTKPYADRLKEVKAKTKLTDSIRNAVGTVKGTEMVVSCMDFAFIGGSLGSVMGEKIRRAVDYCIAHKLPYMIICQSGGARMQEATYSLMQLAKVQAKLAQLSEAGLLYIAYLCDPTFGGITASFAMTADIIMAEPGALIGFAGPRVIRETIGRDLPEGFQTSEFLQEKGFVDFIVKRTEIKDVVSKTVNLLAVHA, from the coding sequence ATGGCATTCGACTGGTTTAAAAGAAAAGCAAAAAACATTACTACTTCTACTGATGAAAAAAAGGATGTTCCTAAAGGGCTTTGGCACCAAACTCCATCCGGGAAAGTAGTAGAACACGAGGAGCTAAGAAAAAACAACTATGTTTCTCCTGAAGATGGATTTCATGTAAGAATAGGAAGTGCAGAATTTTTTGAGATCCTTTTTGACGATGGTAAATTCACTGAGCTGGATCCGAATGTTGAAAGTATTGATATTCTAAACTTCAAAGATACCAAGCCTTACGCAGATCGTCTGAAAGAAGTAAAAGCAAAAACAAAATTAACGGATTCGATCAGAAACGCCGTAGGAACTGTAAAAGGAACTGAAATGGTTGTTTCTTGTATGGATTTCGCATTCATTGGAGGATCTTTAGGTTCTGTAATGGGTGAAAAAATCAGAAGAGCTGTAGATTACTGTATCGCACATAAACTTCCTTATATGATTATTTGTCAGTCTGGGGGAGCAAGAATGCAGGAAGCAACATATTCTCTGATGCAGTTGGCAAAAGTACAGGCTAAGCTGGCTCAGCTTTCAGAAGCAGGTCTTTTATATATTGCTTATTTATGTGACCCTACATTTGGAGGTATCACCGCTTCTTTTGCAATGACAGCAGATATTATCATGGCAGAACCGGGAGCTTTAATCGGCTTTGCAGGACCAAGAGTTATCCGTGAAACTATCGGTAGAGATTTACCGGAAGGGTTCCAGACTTCAGAATTCCTTCAGGAAAAAGGATTTGTAGATTTCATTGTTAAAAGAACCGAAATTAAAGATGTCGTTTCTAAAACAGTAAATTTATTAGCAGTACATGCTTAA
- a CDS encoding DUF6973 domain-containing protein, translating into MRTFKIFFNTIRSMSFKKIMRLLSLVLPHPLFSLLSFHATVKAFTIAQKRFPDTASNNGIGNAFRHALWCCFIIMYCSKISSPEKALDFCKRITDLHEELFPNKPLETKMDLHNNKIGMDYFMELLPGVHRQFFEKSFFIDGLIEKMKEAKVLKNMDDDFEGYLVYLDEK; encoded by the coding sequence ATGAGAACTTTCAAAATATTTTTCAATACGATCCGGTCGATGAGTTTTAAAAAGATTATGCGTCTTTTATCACTCGTTTTACCGCATCCTCTGTTTTCTTTATTAAGTTTTCATGCTACCGTAAAAGCATTTACTATAGCACAAAAACGTTTTCCGGATACAGCATCTAATAACGGAATCGGAAATGCATTCAGACACGCGCTTTGGTGTTGTTTTATTATCATGTATTGTAGTAAAATATCTTCCCCGGAAAAGGCTCTGGATTTTTGTAAACGAATAACAGATTTACATGAAGAATTATTTCCTAATAAGCCTTTAGAAACAAAAATGGATCTCCATAACAATAAAATCGGAATGGACTATTTCATGGAACTTTTACCCGGTGTACACCGTCAGTTTTTTGAAAAAAGCTTCTTTATCGACGGTTTAATAGAAAAAATGAAAGAGGCAAAAGTTTTAAAAAATATGGATGACGATTTCGAAGGGTATCTGGTATATCTTGATGAAAAATAA
- a CDS encoding nucleoside recognition domain-containing protein, whose translation MVLSRIWSAFIIVAIAIASIKYISSSHYSTIFNDMVVGKGGDTVQIATQKINSLSPIVRDSLIKKNDFADSRIHYKTDSLKQEVKVYRVQEADGVIGTAETAVKICIGLIGIMTLFMGFMSIAEKAGGINLLSRLIQPFFSKLFPDIPKNHPAFGHMLMNFSANLLGLDNAATPFGLKAMESLQTLNPNKDMASNSQIMFLCLHAGGMTLIPVSIIAIRASMGSKTPTDIFLPCMIATFTATLAAMIIVSLYQKINLLRPVVIAYVGGISAIIGLLVLYLVRLSKDELDTFSKVLSNGLILFIFLAIVLGAVYKKINVFDAFIEGAKEGFTTCVKIIPYLVGMLIAISLLRTSGVFDVIIDGMKWVANAANLDSRFVDGLPTALIKPLSGSGARGMMVDTMATFGADSFQGKLAAVLQGSSDTTFYVIAVYFGAVAVKNTRYAVIAMLLADLVGVITSIALAYLFFA comes from the coding sequence ATGGTTCTCAGCAGAATTTGGTCCGCCTTTATTATTGTTGCCATTGCAATCGCAAGTATAAAATACATTTCTTCCAGCCATTACAGCACTATTTTTAATGATATGGTTGTAGGGAAAGGAGGTGATACGGTACAAATTGCAACACAAAAAATAAACTCCCTCTCTCCTATCGTGAGAGACAGCTTGATCAAAAAAAACGATTTTGCTGACAGCAGAATCCACTATAAAACAGATTCCCTAAAACAGGAGGTAAAAGTTTATCGGGTTCAGGAAGCTGACGGAGTTATTGGAACAGCTGAAACTGCCGTTAAAATCTGTATCGGGCTTATCGGTATTATGACTCTGTTTATGGGTTTTATGAGTATTGCGGAAAAAGCAGGAGGAATTAATTTATTAAGCAGGCTGATCCAGCCTTTCTTTTCAAAATTATTCCCCGATATCCCTAAAAACCATCCCGCCTTTGGACATATGCTGATGAATTTCAGTGCGAACCTTCTAGGTCTTGACAATGCGGCAACTCCGTTTGGACTGAAAGCAATGGAAAGCTTACAGACATTAAATCCTAATAAAGACATGGCCAGTAATTCCCAGATCATGTTTCTCTGCCTCCATGCAGGAGGGATGACTCTGATCCCAGTTTCTATTATCGCTATCAGGGCTTCAATGGGCTCAAAGACTCCCACGGATATCTTTCTGCCCTGTATGATTGCCACTTTTACGGCAACGTTAGCAGCCATGATTATTGTTTCTCTATATCAGAAAATTAATTTACTGCGTCCTGTTGTGATCGCTTATGTCGGAGGAATTTCTGCAATCATAGGATTATTGGTATTATACCTTGTCCGCTTGAGTAAAGACGAACTGGATACGTTTAGTAAAGTATTAAGCAATGGGCTTATTTTATTTATTTTCCTGGCGATTGTACTTGGGGCAGTTTATAAAAAAATCAATGTTTTTGATGCTTTTATTGAGGGAGCAAAAGAAGGTTTTACTACCTGTGTTAAAATCATTCCTTATTTAGTGGGAATGTTGATTGCCATCTCTCTTTTGAGAACCTCCGGAGTTTTTGATGTCATTATTGATGGGATGAAATGGGTAGCAAATGCGGCAAATCTGGATTCAAGGTTTGTGGATGGTTTACCTACCGCTTTAATCAAGCCCCTTTCAGGATCAGGAGCCCGTGGAATGATGGTAGACACCATGGCCACTTTTGGAGCAGATAGCTTTCAGGGGAAATTAGCTGCCGTTCTTCAGGGAAGCTCAGATACCACATTTTATGTGATTGCAGTTTATTTTGGAGCCGTAGCCGTTAAGAATACAAGATATGCCGTTATTGCCATGCTTCTGGCGGATTTAGTAGGCGTTATTACTTCCATTGCATTGGCTTATTTGTTTTTTGCATAA
- a CDS encoding ExbD/TolR family protein — protein MKIQRRNKANPEFSLAAMVDVILLMLIFFMVTSSAANQSAIDVNLPKTGAVEDNIPNPLTVSIKPDGSYYVDDKPVAREQLEQTIVNNLKNQTSKSFTIRADESTMHKDVVFAMEIAEKYKFNIAIATVKDK, from the coding sequence ATGAAAATTCAAAGAAGAAATAAAGCCAACCCAGAATTCAGTTTAGCAGCAATGGTAGATGTTATCTTGCTTATGCTGATCTTCTTTATGGTGACATCCTCTGCGGCAAACCAAAGCGCGATTGATGTCAACCTACCAAAGACGGGTGCTGTTGAGGATAATATTCCTAACCCTCTTACGGTTAGTATTAAGCCGGACGGGTCTTATTATGTAGATGATAAACCGGTTGCGAGAGAACAACTTGAGCAAACGATTGTAAATAATCTTAAGAATCAAACCAGTAAGTCTTTTACAATCAGGGCAGACGAAAGTACAATGCATAAGGATGTTGTTTTTGCAATGGAAATAGCAGAGAAATATAAATTCAATATTGCGATTGCAACAGTAAAGGATAAATAA
- a CDS encoding MotA/TolQ/ExbB proton channel family protein codes for MLLTELTQILFAQIATPAVATDDLEFSFWKIMFHGGAFAKIVMGTVLLLGVFSVYLFFERFFFIKRITSKTDSNFMDNIEDFIKEGKIEAATDYCKRQNSPEGRILEKGISRLGRPVSDIVSAMESQAQVEVANMEKNLNLLAVVPSIAPMLGLLGTVIGMIIAFFNLTHATGSFSPKTLSEGIYTALGQTAVGLAVAIPANFFYNILLTRIDKFVLRAQNMSGEFLDLINKPL; via the coding sequence ATGCTGTTAACGGAACTTACTCAGATTTTATTTGCACAAATTGCTACACCCGCAGTTGCTACAGACGATTTAGAATTTTCATTCTGGAAAATAATGTTCCACGGAGGAGCCTTCGCTAAGATAGTGATGGGCACCGTGTTACTGCTTGGTGTGTTTTCTGTTTACCTGTTTTTTGAACGCTTTTTCTTTATTAAAAGGATAACATCAAAAACGGATTCAAACTTCATGGATAACATTGAAGATTTTATCAAGGAAGGGAAAATTGAAGCAGCGACAGATTATTGCAAAAGACAAAATTCGCCTGAAGGTAGAATTTTAGAAAAGGGAATTTCAAGATTAGGGCGCCCGGTTTCTGATATTGTAAGCGCTATGGAGTCTCAGGCTCAGGTAGAGGTGGCGAATATGGAGAAAAACCTAAATCTATTAGCCGTAGTTCCAAGTATTGCACCTATGTTGGGTCTATTAGGGACAGTAATCGGGATGATTATTGCATTCTTTAATTTAACACATGCAACAGGCTCTTTCTCTCCAAAAACACTTTCTGAAGGTATTTATACTGCCTTAGGACAAACAGCGGTCGGTTTGGCGGTAGCTATTCCTGCCAACTTTTTCTATAATATTCTTTTAACGAGAATAGATAAGTTTGTGCTTAGGGCTCAGAATATGTCTGGTGAATTTTTAGATCTTATCAACAAACCTTTATAA
- a CDS encoding DUF885 domain-containing protein produces MKNVLLKGMICIGLAVSLASCKKSDSPLTKVTPTNLDSIASNYYEQYLKLYPLDATSQGDTRYNDQLPINIDKDFISGEVAFYNSIQNQLDKVDYKSLSDDDKVVYDVLDYTLKDKIEAYAYHPEYIPFTQFTGLPLNFPLFGSGEGSQPFKTEKDYEDWLQRMNKFPLWMDSAIENFKDGITNKVVLPKKLIVKMIPQMRAEEIISPDLDKNIFYGPIKNFPKNFTKAQKDKLTTQYKEAILKKIIPAYTKMGTFLEKEYLPKGRDTDGYNSLPKGNEIYQFYVKSWTTTNKSPEEINKIGVQQVNMLRAEMEKVKQQVGFSGSLEEFINFVKTDPKAMPYKTSKEVLAGFNGILSKITPKLKTMFNVTPKTKFEIRQTEKFREASASAEYIQGTPDGKRPGIFYVPLPDPSKYNVTSGMESLFLHEAIPGHHYQVSLQQENTKLPKFMRFGWFGAYGEGWAHYCETLGPEFGLYTDPYQKMGYLSDQMLRAVRLVVDTGIHTGKMTREEAIKYFLSNISYDEASATAEVERYMAMPGQALGYKIGSLRIRELRDQYQKELGEKFNLAAFHDEVLSQGCLPLDVLNRKMELWAKKQK; encoded by the coding sequence ATGAAAAATGTTTTATTGAAAGGTATGATATGTATAGGTTTAGCAGTAAGCCTGGCTTCCTGTAAGAAGTCTGACTCTCCTTTAACAAAAGTTACTCCTACTAATTTAGATTCTATTGCGTCCAACTATTACGAGCAATATCTTAAACTGTATCCATTGGATGCTACTTCCCAAGGAGACACCAGATATAACGATCAGCTACCTATCAATATTGACAAAGATTTTATTTCAGGTGAAGTAGCCTTTTATAATTCTATTCAGAATCAATTAGATAAAGTTGATTACAAAAGCCTTTCTGATGATGATAAAGTGGTTTATGATGTATTGGATTATACATTAAAAGATAAAATTGAGGCTTATGCCTATCATCCTGAATACATCCCATTTACTCAGTTTACAGGTCTTCCTCTAAATTTTCCGTTATTTGGCAGTGGAGAAGGCAGCCAGCCCTTCAAAACTGAAAAAGATTACGAAGACTGGCTACAGAGGATGAATAAATTTCCTTTATGGATGGACAGTGCCATCGAAAACTTTAAAGACGGGATCACTAATAAAGTGGTTCTTCCTAAAAAACTGATTGTCAAAATGATCCCTCAAATGAGAGCGGAAGAAATTATCTCTCCTGATCTTGATAAGAATATTTTCTATGGACCAATTAAAAACTTTCCGAAAAATTTCACAAAAGCTCAAAAAGATAAACTGACAACTCAATACAAAGAAGCTATTCTCAAAAAGATCATCCCGGCTTATACGAAAATGGGGACCTTTTTAGAAAAAGAATACTTGCCTAAAGGAAGAGACACAGATGGTTACAACAGTCTTCCTAAAGGAAACGAAATTTATCAGTTTTATGTAAAAAGCTGGACTACAACCAATAAATCTCCTGAAGAAATCAATAAAATAGGAGTTCAGCAAGTGAACATGCTTCGTGCAGAAATGGAAAAGGTAAAGCAACAAGTAGGATTTTCAGGAAGTTTGGAAGAATTTATCAACTTTGTTAAGACAGATCCGAAGGCAATGCCTTACAAAACCTCAAAAGAAGTTTTAGCAGGGTTCAATGGAATTTTATCGAAAATTACACCTAAGCTGAAGACTATGTTCAATGTCACTCCCAAAACAAAATTTGAGATCAGACAGACGGAAAAGTTCAGAGAAGCAAGTGCAAGTGCGGAATATATCCAGGGGACTCCTGATGGGAAAAGACCGGGAATCTTTTATGTTCCCCTACCTGATCCTTCAAAATATAATGTAACCTCAGGCATGGAATCCCTTTTCTTACACGAGGCCATTCCTGGGCACCATTATCAGGTTTCTCTTCAACAGGAAAACACAAAACTTCCTAAGTTTATGAGATTCGGTTGGTTTGGCGCTTACGGAGAAGGTTGGGCACATTATTGTGAAACTCTAGGTCCTGAATTCGGACTGTACACCGATCCTTATCAAAAAATGGGATACTTAAGCGACCAAATGCTTAGAGCAGTAAGGTTGGTCGTTGATACAGGAATTCATACCGGGAAAATGACAAGAGAAGAAGCCATTAAGTACTTCTTAAGCAATATTTCCTACGATGAAGCGAGTGCTACTGCTGAAGTCGAAAGATATATGGCTATGCCCGGACAAGCTTTGGGGTATAAAATCGGTTCATTAAGAATCCGTGAACTCAGAGATCAGTATCAGAAAGAACTGGGCGAAAAATTCAATTTAGCTGCCTTCCATGATGAAGTGTTAAGCCAGGGATGCCTTCCTTTAGATGTATTGAACAGAAAAATGGAGCTTTGGGCAAAGAAGCAAAAGTAA
- a CDS encoding DinB family protein → MIIESLKSLYKRDLNKLKIEIEAYQNEDAIWKVDKNIANSAGNLCLHLVGNLNHFIGAELGKTGYVRQRDLEFSLKNIPKAELIEKVQATAAMIDSSLSQLSEKDLEKEYPLIVFDGAMSTNYFLIHLIAHLDYHLGQINYHRRLLDI, encoded by the coding sequence ATGATTATAGAAAGTCTGAAATCTCTTTACAAAAGAGATTTAAATAAATTAAAAATCGAAATTGAAGCATATCAAAATGAAGATGCGATCTGGAAGGTAGATAAAAACATTGCCAATTCAGCAGGTAATTTATGTCTTCATTTAGTTGGAAACCTTAATCATTTTATCGGAGCAGAGCTGGGGAAAACAGGATACGTAAGACAACGGGATCTGGAGTTTTCATTAAAAAACATTCCAAAAGCCGAACTGATTGAAAAAGTACAGGCAACAGCAGCAATGATAGATTCATCTCTTAGTCAACTCTCCGAAAAGGATCTGGAAAAAGAATATCCATTGATCGTTTTTGACGGTGCAATGTCTACAAATTATTTTCTCATTCACCTTATTGCTCATCTGGATTACCATCTGGGACAAATCAATTACCACAGGAGATTACTTGACATTTAA
- a CDS encoding endonuclease III domain-containing protein: protein MTKKQRAELVQSELDKLYPTTPIPLDHTDPYTLMVAVALSAQTTDKKVNQVTPNLFEVAGTPQRMARLEVFQIKELIKEIGLSNTKAKNLKGMAELLLERHNGVVPQTYEELEALPGVGHKTASVVMSQGFGFPAFPVDTHIHRLMTQWKLTSGKNVVETERDAKKLFPEEVWNKLHLQIIFYGREYSPARGKGEKDFITKMMFEK, encoded by the coding sequence ATGACAAAAAAACAAAGAGCCGAGCTTGTTCAAAGTGAGCTCGATAAATTATATCCGACAACACCTATTCCACTGGATCATACAGATCCCTATACTTTGATGGTTGCAGTGGCACTTTCTGCACAGACGACAGATAAAAAAGTAAATCAGGTTACTCCTAATCTTTTTGAAGTAGCCGGAACTCCTCAGAGAATGGCCAGATTGGAAGTTTTTCAAATTAAAGAGCTGATTAAAGAAATCGGGTTATCCAATACCAAGGCAAAAAACTTGAAGGGAATGGCTGAGCTTTTACTGGAGAGACATAATGGAGTAGTTCCGCAAACATATGAAGAATTAGAGGCGCTTCCGGGAGTTGGACACAAAACAGCTTCTGTGGTTATGAGTCAGGGATTCGGATTTCCTGCCTTTCCTGTTGATACGCATATTCATCGCCTGATGACGCAATGGAAACTTACTTCAGGGAAAAATGTGGTAGAAACAGAGCGAGATGCTAAGAAACTATTTCCTGAAGAGGTTTGGAACAAGCTTCATCTCCAGATTATTTTTTATGGAAGAGAATATTCACCTGCGAGAGGGAAGGGAGAAAAAGACTTTATTACTAAAATGATGTTTGAGAAGTAA
- the bcp gene encoding thioredoxin-dependent thiol peroxidase → MLKVGDKLPDFEGINQDGEKVTSSKLIGRKLVIFFYPQANTPTCTVEACNLSDNYSQLEKAGFQLLGISGDSVKKQKNFHSKFAFPYDLIADENRDIIEKFGVWQEKKTFGKTYMGIVRTTFIFDEKGICTRVIEKVTSKTAAAQILEG, encoded by the coding sequence ATGTTGAAAGTAGGAGACAAATTACCAGATTTTGAAGGAATTAACCAGGATGGAGAAAAAGTAACTTCATCCAAGTTAATCGGGAGAAAATTAGTCATCTTTTTTTATCCTCAGGCGAATACACCAACCTGTACAGTGGAAGCTTGTAATTTAAGTGATAATTACTCACAATTGGAAAAGGCAGGCTTCCAGCTATTGGGAATTAGTGGGGATTCTGTAAAAAAGCAAAAAAATTTCCATAGCAAATTTGCTTTTCCATATGATTTAATTGCAGATGAAAACCGTGACATCATCGAAAAATTCGGAGTATGGCAGGAGAAAAAAACGTTTGGAAAGACGTATATGGGAATTGTAAGAACTACTTTTATTTTTGATGAAAAAGGAATTTGCACAAGAGTTATTGAAAAAGTGACTTCAAAAACTGCTGCTGCTCAAATTCTTGAAGGATAA
- a CDS encoding GNAT family N-acetyltransferase has translation MSQKNQPKENNFYETERLIIRPVSLDDAPFILDLYNRPNFIRYIGDRHLKTISDAENYIKNRFLPQLEKLGFGNYLLITKDENEKIGAVGIFEREGLDIVDIGFSLLNEFEGKGYAYEAAQKVKSIGMEDFGLTKISAITSKDNFSSQKLIEKLGLKFLKHITLPNEEEELMYYETE, from the coding sequence ATGAGCCAAAAAAATCAACCAAAAGAAAATAATTTTTACGAAACAGAGCGGTTAATCATCCGTCCGGTATCTTTGGATGATGCTCCATTTATCCTTGATCTGTATAACAGACCAAATTTTATCAGATATATTGGTGATCGTCATTTGAAGACAATTTCTGATGCTGAAAACTATATTAAAAATAGATTTCTTCCGCAGCTTGAAAAGCTGGGGTTTGGAAATTACCTGCTTATTACTAAAGATGAAAATGAGAAAATTGGTGCTGTAGGAATTTTTGAACGAGAAGGACTGGATATTGTAGATATCGGGTTTTCGTTATTAAATGAATTTGAAGGTAAAGGCTATGCATACGAGGCAGCCCAAAAAGTAAAGTCGATTGGGATGGAGGACTTTGGACTGACAAAAATCTCTGCCATTACATCAAAAGATAATTTTTCTTCGCAAAAGCTTATTGAAAAACTAGGATTGAAATTTCTAAAACATATTACGCTTCCTAATGAAGAAGAGGAGCTAATGTATTACGAAACAGAATAA
- a CDS encoding mannose-1-phosphate guanylyltransferase, giving the protein MSKSDKYCVIMAGGIGSRFWPMSTQKFPKQFQDILGVGRTMIQQTYDRISKAIPNENIFVITNKEYVALSHQQLPEIPEDNIVGEPLMKNTAACNLYMANKIAEIDPNATVIVLPADHLILKEDVFMEKVELAFDIASKNDYLVTLGITPTRPDTGYGYIQFVDKQNAEYFKVKTFTEKPILEIAKSFLESGDFLWNAGIFVWNVKSIHHAFEMYLPEMTQHFMACEYNSEGENSCIELIYPKVQKISIDNGILEKAKNVYVIPSDLGWSDLGTWTSVYENAEKDTNDNAVKMKHVLTYNAKGNIVRMKNNNKAVIIDGLENYIVVDTDRALLICPRDNDQLIKDYVLDLKNFKKGEKFM; this is encoded by the coding sequence ATGTCAAAATCAGATAAATACTGTGTTATAATGGCAGGAGGAATTGGTAGCAGATTCTGGCCTATGAGTACACAGAAATTTCCAAAACAATTTCAAGATATTTTAGGAGTTGGGCGCACGATGATTCAGCAGACCTATGACAGAATTAGCAAAGCTATTCCTAATGAAAATATATTTGTTATCACCAATAAGGAATATGTAGCTCTGTCCCATCAGCAGCTACCTGAAATTCCGGAAGACAATATTGTTGGAGAACCTCTGATGAAAAACACGGCGGCCTGTAATCTTTATATGGCCAATAAAATTGCAGAAATTGATCCTAATGCTACTGTTATCGTTCTCCCTGCCGATCATCTGATTCTGAAAGAAGATGTTTTTATGGAGAAGGTAGAATTGGCTTTTGATATTGCATCTAAAAATGACTATCTGGTTACATTGGGAATTACGCCTACAAGACCAGATACAGGATATGGATATATACAATTCGTAGATAAACAAAACGCGGAATACTTTAAAGTAAAAACATTTACAGAGAAACCTATTTTAGAAATAGCTAAAAGCTTTCTGGAAAGTGGTGATTTTCTCTGGAATGCAGGTATTTTTGTCTGGAATGTAAAGAGCATTCATCATGCTTTTGAAATGTATCTTCCTGAAATGACACAGCATTTTATGGCTTGTGAATATAATTCTGAAGGAGAAAACAGCTGTATTGAGCTTATCTATCCAAAAGTTCAAAAGATTTCTATTGATAATGGAATTCTGGAAAAAGCTAAAAATGTATATGTAATACCTTCTGATCTGGGATGGAGTGATTTAGGAACCTGGACTTCTGTTTATGAAAATGCAGAGAAGGATACAAACGACAATGCAGTAAAGATGAAGCATGTCTTAACCTATAATGCCAAAGGGAATATTGTTCGTATGAAGAATAACAATAAGGCAGTGATTATAGACGGACTTGAAAACTATATTGTTGTAGATACAGATAGGGCTTTGCTTATTTGCCCAAGAGACAATGATCAGCTTATTAAAGATTATGTTCTTGATTTGAAAAATTTTAAAAAAGGAGAGAAGTTTATGTAA
- a CDS encoding SprT-like domain-containing protein translates to MSIQSLEKYLPSNTLQYLKVWFSDYYIHIKITRNRNSKLGDYRKLPDHSHEITINSTLVPELFFFVLTHELAHLIAFEKYGRRILPHGNEWKATFRLMLLESIEAYSEDLRPIINRFSKSPKANFMASPDLVKYFHIEKQDDKLQFIEELQKGDYFMYRNEKYFLEGLIKKNYLCKNLATGRKYSFKPLARVEKCN, encoded by the coding sequence ATGTCTATTCAATCATTAGAAAAATATTTACCATCTAACACTCTACAGTATTTAAAAGTCTGGTTCTCAGACTACTATATTCATATAAAAATAACACGAAACAGGAATTCTAAATTGGGAGATTACCGAAAACTCCCGGATCATTCTCACGAAATTACCATAAACTCAACCCTGGTACCTGAGCTTTTTTTCTTTGTCCTTACCCATGAGCTGGCACATTTGATTGCTTTCGAAAAATATGGACGTAGGATTTTACCTCATGGAAATGAATGGAAAGCAACTTTCAGACTAATGCTGTTGGAGAGTATTGAGGCATACAGTGAAGATTTAAGACCTATCATCAATAGATTTTCAAAATCTCCAAAAGCTAATTTTATGGCAAGCCCTGATTTGGTCAAATATTTCCATATTGAAAAACAGGATGATAAGCTCCAATTTATAGAAGAATTGCAGAAAGGAGACTATTTCATGTACCGAAACGAGAAGTATTTTTTAGAAGGTCTGATTAAAAAAAACTATCTTTGTAAGAACCTCGCTACTGGAAGGAAGTATTCTTTCAAGCCTTTGGCAAGGGTAGAAAAATGTAATTAA